tttatatatttgttggCTTTGGCTTGCTCTATGGCAACTGCCAAATGATGTCAGATTGTGAATTGTGGGTATTTAAACAAAGATAAATGAGATTTTAAGGATGCATTCTCATCACCAATAATCATTTTTTGTCCTCGTTGATCTTGTGGTGGCCACCAATAACATCAATTGAGTACTGTGTTAGGTGGAAAATTAGTACTGGAATGGCCAATTAGGGGACAGGCTTGAAGCAGTATCTAGTAGACATTCTTAGCAATGAAGATTCTGAAAATGGTATCTAAAGTAAAGACACTCAAAtcataaagtaataaaaagcAATACTGGGGAATTAGCTTTAGAATCATTGCTGTTCCTCCCTGGATTAAGCTAAAAGTGCTTTGAATCCTAAGATTTTCAAACATCTGCACCTAAGATTTGAAACTACTTTAATTCACTTGATTACCGGTGTTAACTGGTCCTCTTATTGGTTtgcttttatctttctttagtCCACCTCTTCAAGGagcttatgaaaaaaattgcCAGAATCATCAGAAAAATCATATGACTCTGATTTCTGTGTCTCAGATTTCAGATAACATCCTTGGGGCCATATTTGCTACAATCCTGTACTGTAATTACCATGAACTTTACAGACACTTAGACATAAAACCTTGTATTTAGATTTGATTCCAGACAAAGTAGGATAAAGcaaaaagtgaaaaagaaatcttCTGCTTCATCTTTTCGTTTTGCAACTTCGAGCTACTAAAACACCAGTAGGTGGACCTGTCATCTCTATCTCACACCTTCCATGTAACCAGTATGAATAATGGATCAAACCCAGACTAGCTCTTACTCTGAAAGTTCCTCTTACGTTATAGATGACTTTGTTACTCTGCACCTGCTTTTGAAGTTCTGCACCAAGATTGTGTGGTAAATAGACTAAACTTGATATGATGTGAACTGATTCCAACCTTGTTTCGTGTCGCCTCTGAGTAAAAGGTTGTAGAGTTTGAATTCCTGTAAGTCTGTCAAAGAAGTAAAGTTCTATACTCACATACTCGAATCTTACATCGATTTTCTGGTTTGGGTTGGAAAAATTTGCAAGGAAAGTGAGGTCTCCATTGAAATACTCAGGGGAGTCGAAGTAGATGTTGTTTAGGTTCGCGTTCGGAGTGTCGAACACAGGACTCCTTGGTTTGATGGCTAGATAGATAATTAGAGTCGCAATACCAAAGAAGATGAGGGTAAGGCTAAATATGAGGCATAAAACTGCACCAAACCATACAACAGGATTAGTCCGGCGAGGCCGAGGGTGCTGGAGACTCGGCTGCTTTCTcgatctttttctttcagaaCTTGGTATGTCTACTGCTGTTGAACTTGGTTGGATTCCAGGTTGCTTTGATATGACAATTCGGTTGGGGGGGACCGGAACATCTCGCAGTTTCTTTtctggtggtggtggtggtagGGAGGGTGGAGGTGGAAGTGAGAGCATATTTTGACAAGTAACTGGAAGGAAAACCTTTGGAAGCAAAGTATTAAGGGAGAAGATAAGGATTAGGACTAGAAAATTCAGTTCCTTTAAATATTTGAGACATGGAGAAGgttaaagaaagaaggaaaaaaaaaaaaaaaaggaggcTTTTGATTTAAGGGGGGTAGTAGGGCCATTGATGTTTTTGAGATTGGAAAAAGGAGTGTGTTAGTGGAATTAAAGTTGGAAAACCGTAATATTATGTTTGTGTTTGAATTGCTTtgttcttttgcttttttgaaTATGCAATGTATGTTAAGAAATagttaaaagaagaaagtcCTGCAAAAGGCTTCAATAATTGCTGGACACCTCTACTATTAGGGTTTGTAATAATCTATAAACTATATGGGctataagattattattattattattattattttgtgaatGCTGCACTGCTGTTGCTGTGTTCTTACCTGTTAAGAAAACGTTATGTTacagaagaaaaggaaaaggcatTTTGAAGTTGGAGCAAGTATTACGGAAAGGCAATGGATATACAAGTggtatattatatatcatggctttttttaaaaaagaaaaaagaaatttggagTTTTTTAACGGTAAAACCTCTATGTCGTCATATATTtggaatcaaataaaatttatgattatgaataaattataatttaatggaGGTTTAAAttccatatttttttttttgttaataagGAGGCATAAGAAGTGTAAgggtataatttattttacaaaaaaattatcattttttgataatttttttgtaatttaataataaatcttgcaattataaaaaaaatttagtattttttataaatttttaattttttgtaaatcaTTGAAATTTagcaataataatttacaaaagaaattatcaaattttttttttttgtaatttaacaataaatttttgcGATCAcaaaaaaagttaatatttttgtaaatttgtaaatttttttcacAAATCATTGAATTTcgaaaaaagtaattatatctttataatattgtttatttttttcttgtagtaaatttatagaaattattataatttataaaagtaaaaaagtattgtcattttttaatttaatattaaattttacgattgtaaaaagataaaacatttttcataaatttatcggcgtttttcataaatattaaattttataaaatattgtaaTATCATTTACTTTTCACAagtagtttaataaaaataaaattgtagaAGGATTCAATAGGTTGCCAATTACCTATACATATGAATTTTAATGGataaaatctaatataattataaatttatggtatttactttattttaaaaataaaataaccatatAGAAGTAAATATCTTAtatgattattaataataaaaaaataattgcatATGTGCAGAGGGCGGGTGTTAGTAAcatttaattcttttgattaaacaaaaataagtaatttcGTTATAATATTAAGCTTCAGAGTTACGTGAAGAGCGAAGCATAAATAATGGTTGAGGTTGAACATAAAGTTGCACTAGTATAAGATACATACATGAATGAagtctatttctttttctttccaataGATAATCAAATCAAGGAGTTATCGAGCtaaaaaactcattttaaaGGGCTTTCTTAGCCAAATGATTGATTGCCACCAAATTATACACATGTTAACATACAGATCAGCGTACGCAATGAAATTAGAATTCTaagttttttcatttaaacTTGGGGCAAACAAGGCGCCTAGCATTGATGGCTTCCTAGGCATATTCCATTAAAAACACTAGGGTTTAGTGAAACATGATGTGTATAATATGATTCAGCAGATATATAAAACTAGTAAGGTCCCTAGAGGCCTGAATCGTACCCTGATCATACTGGTGCTAAAGGTGAAGAGTCCTAAAAATTAGGAGATTTTCATCCAATCAGTTATAGCAATTTCGCCTATAAGATtctatcaaaaataattgcttaCCGTCTGAAAATGTGGTTGAACTAGTTAATCACCCCCTTCCAATCAGCTTTTATCCCGCAACCCTGCATTTGGGATAACATCTGTATTGCACATGAAGTGTTTCATAGCCTGAGGTTAAAGGAGACGGGTGAGCTGGGGAGTATGGCGTTGAAACTCGATGTGGTAAAAGCTTAATAACAAGCGGATTGGTTGTTTCTTCAGTTGGTGCTGGAAGAGATCAGGTTTTAGAAGGACCTGGATTCATATGGTTATATCTACTATCCAAACTGTCAGTTACATTATTGTGAATGGTATGCCTACATGGTATTTTGATCCATCAAAGGTCTCACATAAGGAGACCGCTTGTCACCTTAGTCTAGATTGTTAGAGTCTGCGAGAGCTATAGGTGAGTTAAAAGGTTTCAAGA
The Ricinus communis isolate WT05 ecotype wild-type chromosome 1, ASM1957865v1, whole genome shotgun sequence DNA segment above includes these coding regions:
- the LOC8262258 gene encoding NDR1/HIN1-like protein 2; its protein translation is MLSLPPPPSLPPPPPEKKLRDVPVPPNRIVISKQPGIQPSSTAVDIPSSERKRSRKQPSLQHPRPRRTNPVVWFGAVLCLIFSLTLIFFGIATLIIYLAIKPRSPVFDTPNANLNNIYFDSPEYFNGDLTFLANFSNPNQKIDVRFEYVSIELYFFDRLTGIQTLQPFTQRRHETRLESVHIISSLVYLPHNLGAELQKQVQSNKVIYNVRGTFRVRASLGLIHYSYWLHGRCEIEMTGPPTGVLVARSCKTKR